The window AGGCCGCATGACCGACTCGGGTTTGCCCGATAGGGCGAAACCCGAGTCTGAGTCGCGCGATCCGGCGCGAGGCCTCGGGGGATGGATGGTTTGGGATCTTCCGTGGAAAGTGGATGGATCTGTGCTGAATCATTGATGATTTAAGGGTGCGAGGGCGGCGGCGCGGTGGTACGTGCGCGCACATGACGAACCGGCTCGGTCTCGCGCTCGTTGGGTCCATCCTCGTGGCGGCTGCGGTCAGCGCGTGCAGCACGGACGTCGACGAACGCACCGACGTCGCCGAGAACGCGGTCGGCGGCGACTGCGGCGGGGCGGGGCAGGCGTGCTGCGCGACGGGGCCGCGGTGCGAGGGCGAGCTCGGGTGCTCGGGCGGCGTCTGCGCGGACATCGACGCGGACATGGTCGCGTACACCGAGTACTGCAAGGAGCAGCTCGGGTTCGCGAACCCGCGCGTGAAGATGGCGTACATGAGCTGCTTCGACGCGGCGGCGGCGGACGGGTCGCGCGTCGCGACGGGGCGGCAGGCGCTGCTCACGCTCTCGCGGCGCGACGCGGACGGGAACGTCACGAAGCACGACCTCGCGACGGAGCCGGAGACGTGGGACCGGATGTTCGGCGGCGGCGGGCACACGTCGGAGGGTTGCGACAACCCGAACTACCTCCAGAGCCGCTGCGACCCCTACTACCGGCTCAACGTCTTCAAGCCCGATCCGGGGAACAACGACATCACGGCGGCGATCCACTGCCGGTCCGACGGATCGAAGCCGACCGGGAGCGTGCTCGCCGACGCGCGGCGGCGCGCGTACGAAGAGGCGCCGGCGTCGATGAGCGCGTCGGAGCGCGAGCGGCTCTTCGATCTGTGGAACGACTCGAACGAGGTCGTCCTCACGATGACGAACACGCGCACCGGCAAGGCGTGCTTCTTCCACGCGAAGAGCCCGTACTTCGGGAGCCACTTCCCCGCGCCGGACGACGAGACGGACCTCACCCAGCCCGGCGCCGCGAGCGCGGTGTGGGACGAGCTGCCGGTCACGCCGCCGTTCTCGGAGAGCGACTCGCTCCACCGCTCGGAGTGGCTCCGCAACGGCAAGAACGCGTGGCAGCGCCCCGACTACATGCGCTGCGTCGGCTGCCACGACTCCGGGCCGTTCATGCATGATCCGTTCATCGACTCGACGAACATCGACGGCGTCGACTACCTCCCGCGCGATCGCGCGAACCGCCCGTACCTCCCGCTCGGATGGCAGGGGCGCAACCCGAAGAAGTTCCTCAAGACGGGGCCGGTGCGCGAGCCCTCCGGCGAGCTCGGCGTCCAGAAGTGCACGATGTGCCATCAGATGGGGACCGACAGCCAGTGCGGGAATTGGTTCGATCGCGCGGTCGGCTGGAGCTTCCCGTGGAGCTCGTCGGAGGAGTCGAAGCGCGACGAGGCGCTGAAGCGCTACATGCCGTTCGAGCACGGCTTCGAGGACACCGCCGGCTTCTACGCCGAGTACGGCGCGAGCATCGACGCGATGAAGTGCTGCTGCGAGCACCAGAATTGGCGCGGCTGCAAGACGGTGCCCGCCGCGACGCCGATGGCGGCCGGCACCGAAGGCACCGACGCGCGATCGTGCACCGAGTCGACGTGCGGCGCCTGGAACCAGGACTGCTGCAACGGCACGAGCTGCAACCACTCGGGCCTGACGTGCCGCGCCGGCACGTGCAAGTTCAAGGACGAGTAGGCGCAGGGCGGCGGTTCGTGCGCGTCTCGCGCACGCAGATGCCGGCGCAGTCGTCGTCGCGCTCGCGGCTGCACGCGCCGGGGCGCGGATCGTCGGCGCAGACCATGCCCTCGGGGCACGCCCAGCCGGAGTAGCCTTCGCAGCGCGCGATCGTCACGCACACGCCGGTGCAGTCGAGGGCGTTCGCGGCCTTGCACGCGCCGGGACGCGGGTCGTCGGCGCAGACCATGTCCTCCGGGCACTGCCAGCCCGCGATGCCGTCGCAGCGCGTGAGCATCGACGAGCTCGCGCGGTTGCTACTGCACGTGACCCACTTCGAGGTGCGGCTTCGATGGATGTCGCAGCCCTCGGCGCAGCCGAGCGAGTCGCAGGCGTCCTTCGCGTGCGCGAAACACTTCTCGTTCGCCTTGAGCTCCTCCGGCGCGCAGTCGACGGGGCCGTCGACGTTGCGCGGATCGACGGGGGCCTTGGGATAGGCCTTCGTGCATGCGACGAGGGAGAGGAAGCCAAGGACGAAGAGCGAAGCGGTGCGGTTCATGCCGCGACGAACGGGAGCGCGCCGGCGGCGGTTACACGCGCGCGCGTGCTTTCAGATTCCGCCGTGCATCGTCGCGCCGCCGACCACCGTCGCGCGCACGCGGGTGCCGCGTTCATCCATGATGCGCACGTCGGCGTTCTCGAGGCGGATGGCGGTCACGGTTCGTCGCTCAGTCGCTCACGAGGGGCGCGATGCGGGAGCGATCGGGGACGATGCCGAAGCGCGCGAGGGGGGCGAGGACGTCGTCCTCGATCGCGCGGCGGGCGCGCTCTTTGTAGAGGGAGGACTCGGTCCACCCGAGCTCGCGGATGTGCTCGAGGCGGTAGCCTTCGGTCGTGAGGCCGTCGGTGACGCGGCTCTGGAGCCTTTGCCAGAGCGGCGCGAGGCTCGCGATCGTGTCGACGGTGACGCCGGCGAGGCGGGCGCGCTCGGCGTCGTCGAGGCGGTCCTCCGCCCACGCGAGCCAGAGGAAGCCGAGGCGGCCGTGCGGCGCTTCGTCCTTCACGATACGCTCGAGGACGGCCTTCGTGAGCGGGTGCGTCGCGGAGCCGAACGCGCTCGCGAGCATCGGCAGGCTGAACGCCTCCGCCACGCAGCAGACGTGGACGACGAGCTGGTTCGCGCGCTGGAGCGGGGAGAGCGCGGGGTCGGGGCGCGCGTGGAGGTTCGTGAAGTCGATCGTGTACGGGGCGCCGCCGCCGAGCTCCATCGCGATGCGGCTCGTGAGCTCGACGTGGAGGATCTCGTCCGCGATGAAGTCGCTCGCCATGCCGACGAGGTCGATCGGCGCCTTCGCCTCGAGCATCGCGCCGATCAGATCGGCGAACGCGGACGCGGTGCAGTACTCGTTGTACGCGGCCTCGGTCCACGAGATGCGGGAGCGATCGACGAGCGCGGCGGGGTAGCGGCTCGGGTCGAGCGTGCCCCACGGCATCTCCTCGACGCCGGGGCGCACCTTGCGGAAGTGGTGCTCCGCGACGCCGCCCAGCCACTCGAGATCGAACGGCTCGCGCGTCACTTCTTGGTCGGCGGCGGGAGGGGCGCCTCGGCGTCGTAGTGGACGCCCTTCGGGTTCGCGGGCGGCGGCGGTGGGGGTGGCGTGGGCGTGGGCGTGGGCGCCGCGTCTTGCTCGTACGCGATCGATCCTTTTGGGTTGCCCGGCGGCGGAGGTGGCGGAGCGTCCTCCTTCTTGCAGGCGGTGATGAGGCCGGCGGTCGTCAGCGCTTTCGTGATGAGGAGGAATTTCCGCGGGCGCATGACGCCGAGCGTACGCGGCTCACCAGCGCGTGTCGCGGAGGAACAGCTCGCCGTCGAGTGTCTCGGCGAAGGACGGCGCGCTGCCGGCGGCGACGAAGCGGGTGACGGCGCCGAGCACCTCGGGCGCGCGGAGGATCGCGTTGTGTCCGAGCCCGCTCGTCTCGAGGTACATCCCGAACGGCGCGGCGTCGGCGAGGGCACGTCCGGTCGCGGGGGTGACGACGGTGTCGTCTTTGTCGTGCACGACGAGGAGCGGCGCGTAGAGCTTCGTCGCGTCGTGGAGGGCGTCGAGGTCGGCGATGCGGAGCCCGTACCGCTGCTCGACGCGGGCGACCATCGCGTCGCGCACGCCGTCGTCGAGGCGGAGGACCTTCGAGAAGGTCTGCACGAACTTCGCGGGGGTGCGCGGCGGCGCGATGAGCGCGAACCGCTCCGCCTCGAGGCCGAACCGCGTCGCGAGGAGCGCGGCGGCGCCGCCGACGGAGTGACCGATCACGGCGTGGATCGGACCGAGCTGCTTCGCGACCGCGGCGACGGCGTGGGCGTGATCGACGACGGACGCGCGGGGGAGGGGAGCGTCGCCGTGTCCGGGCGCGTCGAAGGTGACGACGCGCAGGCCCTCCGCGAGCAGGGGCGGCACGAAGGCGGCGAGCTGCGAGCCGCGGCCTTCCCACCCGTGGACGAGGAGCACGGTCTTGGGCGTGTCGAAGAGCCGCGCGCGCGGGGCGCCGGCGGGGCGCCAGGTCCAGGCGGGGAGCCAGCCGCCCTCGACGTCGACGCGGGCACGGCGCGCGCCGGCGAGCGCGGTCTTCTCCCAGAACGGTCGTTCGTGCCGCCGCGCGGTGAGGAAGAGGCGCTCCGCCCACATCGCAGCAAGGCTCGGGGCGTGGGGCGACAGCCACCGCAGGCCTGCGCGGGTGGCCTCCAAGCTCCGATTCTTAGAACGAACGATCGTGCTATTTTTAGACGTGGCGGAACCGCTCATGAGGCTTCTCCTGTTCGTGTCCGATGCCGGTGTCAGCGTTTGGTTGCGCGCGCGTCGGCGAGGACGCGATCGAACGACGCGCGCGCGCGTCTCTCCGCCGTCGTCGGGTCGACGATGCGGCGGAGGAAGTGGTAGCCGTAGGCGATCGAGAACAGCTCGTGGGCGAGCTGCTCGCAGTCGAGGTCCTTGCGGAAGTGCTTCTCTTCGATCGCGATGCGGGCGGCGCCGGCGAGGGTGCCGAGCCAGTCCTTCTGCGCCGACACGAGGAGGTCGTGCGCGGGGCCGGGCCGATCGTCGAGCTCGACGCTGGCCATCAGGAGCACGCATCCGCCGGGCAAGAAGTCCTGCTTCGACCACGCGAGCCAGAGGTCGACGAGCGCGCGGAGCCGCGGCTCCCCGCGCGGCTTCTTCAGCGCGGGCACGACGACGAGGGAGACGAACCGCTCCACCGCGGCCTCGAGGACGGCGACCTGCAGGTTCTCTTTGGACGAGAAGTGCGCGAAGAGCCCGCTCTTCGACATGCCCACCTGCTCGGCGAGCTTGCCGATCGTCAGCCCTTCGAGCCCGAGCGTGCTCGCGAGGGTGATCGCCGTGTCCAGCACGGCGGTCCGCGTCTCGGCTCCTTTCGTCACTCCGCTCAAATTAGAACGGTCGTTCTATTTGTCAAGCGGCGACGCCGCGCGACTTCCCGCGAAGAATGGTTTGACGGGGGGGCCTGGGGCACGCTATTGAGCTTGGCCTCTCCGATTGGGCGGGTAGCTCAGCGGCAGAGCGCTGGCCTTACATGCCGGATGTCGCAGGTTCAAACCCTGTCCCGCCTACCCTGAATCACGCACGCACGAAGAACGAAGCATCACATCTGGGGCGGTAGTTAAGTCGGTTATAACGCCGGCCTGTCACGCCGGAGGCCGCGGGTTCGAGTCCCGTCCGCCCCGCTGGTTTTTCCCAGCAATTGGCCATGTTTCACCCGAGTTTTGGCTTTCCTGGCCAAAACCCGGGTGAAGCACTTTTGTGGCTCCGAAAAGGGGCGTCGGCAGGGGCGGGAAGACGTCTCCGAAGCCGTCGCGGAGGATCTCCGCCTCGCGGATGTACTCCTGCGTGATCTCGAAATCCTCGTGCCTGGCGCGCGCGCTGATCTTCAGCGGCTCGTCACCTCGGATCGCCATCCACGTGATCCCGGTCGCGCGGAGATCGTGCCACGTGATGCCCTTCGTCGTCTCCGTCGTCGTGTGAAGCTCGCGGCGCTCGACGCCGGCTTTCTTCAGCCAGCGCTTCAAGCCGCGGCTCATGTCGCGCTCGCTCGGCATCTCGCACACGATGCCTTCGCCCTTCGCCTCCCGGTGCATCCCGCTTCGCGAGCGCTACGCTGCGGTTTGACATAAGAACACTACGCGGCGCCGCAAGACGGACAGGACCTCGAAGGAGCACGCTCACGACTTCGATGTGAAGCGCCCCCGCATCAGAGCCGCTTCGCCACCAGGAGCGCCTCCCAGCCCCGAACGACGATACCGCCGGGCCCCCGCTCGCTTTCGAACGCCGTCGCAAGATCTCGGCGAAGCGAGGCGCGCAGGTCCTCAGGGACGATGCAGAAGAAGTTGCCAAACGAGCTGGCCTCTACGAAATCGAGCACGGCCTCGCCGCTCGCGTGCTCGCTCGCGCGGTAGGTGACGTGAAGCTCGACCAACTCGAGCCCACTTTCGAGGACCAAGAGCACGAGGTCGGTTGACGTGCAAGCGCGCGTGCCACCAGTGAGTGCGGAGAGGTCTGCGCGTCCGGCGTAAGGCGCTCGCTCTAGCAAGGGGCGCAGCATTCGAGAGATGGTGCCCGCGCCGGAGAGTTCCTGAGGATTGGTCGTCACTCCCACGCGCCCACCCGGTCGCAAGACGCGGCGAATCTCCGCGAGCGCCTTTGCCTTGTCCGACAGCCAATGAAAGACAGAAGCCATGACGACGGTGTCCATGCTCGCGTCGCAGAAGGCGCCGAGATCTTCCGCCTGCCCGATTTCGAAGCCTGCTGTGCCGCCACCGTGCGCGCGCGCTATGCCGATCCGCTCCTCGAGCGGGTCAATCCCCACGACGCTAGCTGTCGAGTCGAGACGTTCTCCGATCCACCGCGTCAAACGTCCGGTCCCGCAACCAATATCCAGGACGCGGATGCCATCGCCGAGCCCGAGCCGCTCGACGAGACTCTTGCCTCCTTCGAACTGGAGATCGCTCAGCCGATCGTACGTTTCCGCGAGATGCCGACTGTCGTGCGCGAAAGAGATCGTCATGCCTCTCCAGACGGCGCTTGTTGGATGCGCGCGAGGGAGCGCGTTATCAGGAGCGACCAAGCCGCGAGCCCGAGACCAAATGCGCCCGCATCGACCGCGTTTCTTGGCTCGAAGTCTCCCACCCGCATGAGCAACGCGTACGCGACACCGAGATTGCCGAGCCCATAGAGGACGTTCACGCCCGAAGACGATTGCCCGCGGAACGGTGGCGAAGCGAAGGGCGTCGGAAACGTGCGTCCAAGGACACCCGAGACGAAATGAGGAACGAAGTTTGCCGAGAAGGCGCCCGAGAAAGAGTGAGCAACGAGGTGAAACCAGGCCATGCAACCTCCTAGAAGGCAACTTGCAGTTGCCTTCTGAAACTACCGCAGCCAGGCAAGATGGCAACTCGTTCTTGCCATCCGGTCGACGTGCTATCCTGGCCGACTTGACCGAGCGGATCGAGACGCGTCGAACGAGGGGCGTCCTTGGCGGGCGCAGCGAACGCGTCGTGAGGCAAGCGCTCCTAGCCACCGTCGCGGAGCTGGCCGATTCAGGTTACCGGGCATTCCGGATCGATGTCGTGAGCGCGGCGGCCGGACTCAACAAGACGACGATCTACCGGCGTTGGCCGAGCAAGGCGGTGCTCGTAGCGGCCGCCGTCGAGTGGATGCGTAGGTTCGTGCATGACGTGCCGTTGCCCGATACGGGCTCGCTCGAGCGTGACTTGGTCGAGGCCTTCCGGCGCAAAGAGGGCTTCAAGGATCGCGTTGAGGGAAAAGCTTGGGCACGGCTGCTAGCAGAGAAGAATGATCCGGAGGTCAGCGTCGCCATCGACGCCGCCGTCAAAGAGCGCAGCGCCGATTGGTATGCGATGGTCACGCGAGCGATCGCACGCGGCGAACTTCCGAAGGGTACTGACCCGCGCCTACTCCTGAGGATGCTCTCGGCAGTCATCGAAGCCTGGAACGCGCCTGCGTCGGGCCAGCTGAAGAGCGACTTGCTTGAAGTGGCCGTGCGCACCATTGTCGCTGGCGCGCGCTCGGGTTCGCTCGTTCGTTCGGGTGCGCCACGCCAACGAAGAAAGTAAGGCGCGAGTCGATCCGGCTTGCGAATGAAGACATATCGCGGTGGTTCTACATCACGCGATCATCGAGCCTTCCAGGCGTCGCTCGTCCAGCGTTCCTGAGCCGCTTTCGCTATCGCGATGGCATCGTGCGCTTCGTCGCGCTCACGCGCGTCAGCATGCACGCGATTGCGGCGTTTCAACTCCGCGTAGCGTGCGTCGAATTCCGGATCGCTGTCGTCGTCCGCGTCGGCGCGACCGTCGTGCGCGGCGCGGATCTCACGCGCGCGCTCCGCGTCGGAGGCGAGGCGAAGCGGGCCGCGGCCCTGTTCGGCATCGAGGCGAGCGGCGGCGGCGGCGACCTCCGTGGGCGTCTGCCATACATCGTGGTCGGTGAATGCCTTCTGCTTCTTCTTTGCGTTCTCGATCATGGTCGTGTCCTCCGAATCGGCGCGCGCACGCGCCTTGGTTTCGCAATTCCTGCACGCGCCCTTGTCGTCCGTTGACCTGCCGCACACGGTGCACAACGAAAAGAAGCGCGTCGTGGGGGCGCTCGCCGCGGGGTCGAAACGGTGTTGGTCTGGGGCGTCATGCGGGGTCTCCGAGGTCGAGAGCGCGGGATACGGTTGCCTCGGGGGTAAGAACGGCGGCCGCTGGGTCGGCCCCGTAAGTCGGGTTGGCGGTCGCGGCCGCGACGGTTTCGCTGGACGCGGGACCGAAACGCTCCGCGGAACGCCGGAGATCGCGGGCGATCGAGGGCGGGGCGACGGGTGCCGGACCCGACGACCCTCCGCCGTGACCGCGGATGCCCTCCGAGACGTCGACGGCGCGCATGCGATCGAGGGCGAGGGCGGCGAGCCGGAACACGATCGGCGCGGGCTGCATCTCGGCATCGATGCGGACGACGACGGCATCAGGCCCGGCGCACGCGACGACGACGCCGGCATGTCCCGCGTGCGGCGAGGACACGTCGACGATCACGACCGGCGAGCCCGGCACCATGGGGGACACGGTGTCCGGCGTTCCGGGCGAGGTGGGCGGCGGGCCGGGGACCCTGCTTCCGGCGCTCATTCGGCAGCCTCCCGCGGCTTCCAACCCGGCAAGTCCGCGAACAGGTCGTCTTCGTCGTCGTCGCTCTGCCCGCTCTTCCACTCGCGGAACTTCTCCGGGTGGAAGCTGCGGTGATACTTCGGGTCGGTATTCTTCTCGGCCAGCTCGGCCACCCACGCGGCAACGTCGCTGCACATGGCGGCGACGGTGGGGTTGGTCGTGCGGTGGAAGGGAAGGTAGAGGCGATCGAGCGTGTCCGCGAGCATCGCGCGAGGGTCGTCGCGCGCCGTGGTCAGCGGGAACGCATATGGCTTGCCCTTCGTCTTCGTGATCGTGTGCTCGTAGGCCTGCACGGCGTAGTTCAACGCACCGGACGAACCAGCGAAGCCGACGGAGCCGAACGAAGAATCTCCGCCGCCACCGGCGGAGCCCACGCGCGTGCCAGCGCGCTCCTGATGGGGGGCTGTTTTTGTTGCTGCCGCTGCTCCTGTTTCTGTTCCTGATCCTGTTCCTGAATCGGGACCCCTTCGGCGTTCGAGCTGCGCCATGAGCCGGTCCGCCAGCGCCCACCTCTCCGCCGCGATCGCTCTATCGATCGTGGACGCGAGCTTGGCCACCGCTTCCCCCGGGAGGTCGTGCGTCGGGCGCGGGAGCACCCCTTCCTCGTCGTCGTCGTCTTCATTCTCGACCTCTTCGGCAGCGGCGGCGGCGATATCGGCGAAGAGGTCGTGACTCGCGCCGTCGTCGTTCGTAGCGATCGTGGGCTGCTCGACGGTTTCGGATCTGCCCGTTCGCGCCGCGTCCGATTCGGTCGGGGCGACGTCAGAAGCGATCGCTGGTTCGCTCGAGTCGTTCGCCGAAACAGCCGCCGTTTCCTCGTCAATTTCCGTCGGAAAGCCAGGGTTCGAGTCCCGTCCGCCCCGCAATAGTTACGAGAAGTTAGAGCAGCGATAGACAGGGGTCGAAGCGGTGACAGCTTCGGCCCC is drawn from Labilithrix sp. and contains these coding sequences:
- a CDS encoding ferritin-like domain-containing protein; the protein is MTREPFDLEWLGGVAEHHFRKVRPGVEEMPWGTLDPSRYPAALVDRSRISWTEAAYNEYCTASAFADLIGAMLEAKAPIDLVGMASDFIADEILHVELTSRIAMELGGGAPYTIDFTNLHARPDPALSPLQRANQLVVHVCCVAEAFSLPMLASAFGSATHPLTKAVLERIVKDEAPHGRLGFLWLAWAEDRLDDAERARLAGVTVDTIASLAPLWQRLQSRVTDGLTTEGYRLEHIRELGWTESSLYKERARRAIEDDVLAPLARFGIVPDRSRIAPLVSD
- a CDS encoding alpha/beta fold hydrolase, whose translation is MWAERLFLTARRHERPFWEKTALAGARRARVDVEGGWLPAWTWRPAGAPRARLFDTPKTVLLVHGWEGRGSQLAAFVPPLLAEGLRVVTFDAPGHGDAPLPRASVVDHAHAVAAVAKQLGPIHAVIGHSVGGAAALLATRFGLEAERFALIAPPRTPAKFVQTFSKVLRLDDGVRDAMVARVEQRYGLRIADLDALHDATKLYAPLLVVHDKDDTVVTPATGRALADAAPFGMYLETSGLGHNAILRAPEVLGAVTRFVAAGSAPSFAETLDGELFLRDTRW
- a CDS encoding TetR/AcrR family transcriptional regulator; amino-acid sequence: MTKGAETRTAVLDTAITLASTLGLEGLTIGKLAEQVGMSKSGLFAHFSSKENLQVAVLEAAVERFVSLVVVPALKKPRGEPRLRALVDLWLAWSKQDFLPGGCVLLMASVELDDRPGPAHDLLVSAQKDWLGTLAGAARIAIEEKHFRKDLDCEQLAHELFSIAYGYHFLRRIVDPTTAERRARASFDRVLADARATKR
- a CDS encoding methyltransferase domain-containing protein, which translates into the protein MTISFAHDSRHLAETYDRLSDLQFEGGKSLVERLGLGDGIRVLDIGCGTGRLTRWIGERLDSTASVVGIDPLEERIGIARAHGGGTAGFEIGQAEDLGAFCDASMDTVVMASVFHWLSDKAKALAEIRRVLRPGGRVGVTTNPQELSGAGTISRMLRPLLERAPYAGRADLSALTGGTRACTSTDLVLLVLESGLELVELHVTYRASEHASGEAVLDFVEASSFGNFFCIVPEDLRASLRRDLATAFESERGPGGIVVRGWEALLVAKRL
- a CDS encoding TetR/AcrR family transcriptional regulator, coding for MTERIETRRTRGVLGGRSERVVRQALLATVAELADSGYRAFRIDVVSAAAGLNKTTIYRRWPSKAVLVAAAVEWMRRFVHDVPLPDTGSLERDLVEAFRRKEGFKDRVEGKAWARLLAEKNDPEVSVAIDAAVKERSADWYAMVTRAIARGELPKGTDPRLLLRMLSAVIEAWNAPASGQLKSDLLEVAVRTIVAGARSGSLVRSGAPRQRRK